A genome region from Platichthys flesus chromosome 12, fPlaFle2.1, whole genome shotgun sequence includes the following:
- the mrps6 gene encoding 28S ribosomal protein S6, mitochondrial produces MPRYELALILKAMQRPETAAALRRTVESLMERGAVVRSLENLGERLLPYKITKHNERHSRGSYFLLDFYAAPDVLPGVLNHLQRDVDVVRPTMLKKDDQAPGSSCCGPQQ; encoded by the coding sequence ATGCCTCGCTACGAGCTTGCCCTGATCTTGAAGGCGATGCAGCGGCCGGAGACGGCGGCGGCTCTGCGGCGGACTGTGGAGAGTCTGATGGAGCGGGGCGCAGTGGTGAGGAGCCTGGAGAACCTGGGGGAGAGACTGCTGCCCTACAAGATCACCAAACACAACGAGAGGCACAGCCGAGGATCATACTTTCTGCTCGACTTCTACGCGGCCCCCGACGTCCTCCCGGGCGTCCTGAATCACCTGCAACGGGATGTGGACGTGGTGAGGCCCACCATGCTGAAGAAGGACGACCAGGCTCCAGGCAGTAGCTGCTGCGGCCCCCAACAGTGA